One genomic window of Streptomyces sp. WP-1 includes the following:
- a CDS encoding L-threonylcarbamoyladenylate synthase: MAKYFDVHPENPQARSIAQIADSVRSGALIAYPTDSCYALGCRLGSQDGVDRIRAIRRLDDRHHFTLMCRDFAQLGQFVRVDNDVFRAVKASTPGSYTFILPATREVPRKLMHPKKKTVGVRIPDHVVTQALLAELGEPLLSSTLLLPDEEEPMTQGWEIKDRLDHVVDAVVDSGECGTEPTTVVDFSGGEAEIVRRGAGDTSRFE, encoded by the coding sequence ATGGCGAAGTACTTCGATGTGCACCCCGAGAACCCGCAGGCCCGCAGCATCGCGCAGATCGCCGACTCGGTGCGGTCGGGGGCGCTGATCGCATATCCGACCGACTCCTGCTACGCGCTCGGCTGCCGGCTGGGCAGCCAGGACGGCGTGGACCGGATCCGGGCCATCCGCCGGCTGGACGACCGCCATCACTTCACGCTGATGTGCCGTGACTTCGCGCAGCTCGGGCAGTTCGTGCGGGTGGACAACGATGTGTTCCGGGCCGTGAAGGCGTCCACCCCCGGCAGCTACACCTTCATCCTCCCGGCCACCCGTGAGGTCCCGCGCAAGCTGATGCACCCGAAGAAGAAGACCGTGGGTGTGCGCATCCCGGACCATGTGGTCACCCAGGCGCTGCTGGCCGAGCTGGGCGAGCCGCTGCTGTCCAGCACGCTGCTGCTGCCGGACGAGGAGGAGCCGATGACCCAGGGCTGGGAGATCAAGGACCGCCTCGACCATGTGGTGGACGCGGTGGTCGACTCCGGGGAGTGCGGCACCGAGCCGACCACGGTGGTCGACTTCTCCGGTGGCGAGGCGGAGATCGTGCGGCGGGGCGCGGGCGACACGTCACGGTTCGAGTGA
- a CDS encoding EF-hand domain-containing protein, whose translation MATTEANNRVELVFSLFDANGNGVLDPGDFELMGRRVVEAVPEAADGAKHRMLKAFQGYWDTLRTELDADGDGQVSPEEFNAIVLDPQRFDVTVNEFAESLAALGDPDGDGYVERPHFVALMTAIGFQRPNIEALFDAFEPVHGDRVPVVTWADGIRDYYRPEKSGIPGDHLTTGTGQ comes from the coding sequence ATGGCCACCACCGAGGCGAACAACCGCGTCGAGCTCGTCTTCTCACTGTTCGACGCCAACGGCAACGGCGTCCTGGACCCCGGGGACTTCGAGCTGATGGGCAGGCGGGTGGTCGAGGCCGTGCCCGAGGCCGCGGACGGCGCGAAGCACCGGATGCTCAAGGCGTTCCAGGGCTACTGGGACACCCTGCGCACCGAGCTGGACGCCGACGGCGACGGGCAGGTCAGCCCCGAGGAGTTCAACGCCATCGTGCTCGACCCCCAGAGGTTCGACGTCACCGTCAACGAGTTCGCCGAATCCCTCGCCGCGCTGGGCGACCCGGACGGCGACGGCTATGTCGAACGCCCGCACTTCGTCGCCCTGATGACGGCCATCGGCTTCCAGCGCCCCAACATCGAGGCCCTGTTCGACGCCTTCGAGCCGGTCCACGGCGACCGCGTCCCCGTGGTCACCTGGGCCGACGGCATCCGCGACTACTACCGCCCCGAGAAGTCCGGCATCCCCGGCGACCACCTCACCACGGGCACCGGCCAGTGA
- a CDS encoding PP2C family protein-serine/threonine phosphatase — MLSVRAWSSRRSQEDRGWLRGAPPPWWIRLLPVLLLVGVTLASTVTTHAGDLGFLLGAIPPLAVLSYGPLVTALLGVLVVVALNVPETHLNRPGNTDLLTIVFVALLSVFVSFVRSRRDAQLQVERTIGEAVQRAVMPPLPERVGRVGCTGFYRAAENGTLVGGDFFDVREGPYGVRAVMGDVRGHGLAAVSTVVSLLGAFREAVLDQQDLESVAARMDRRLETDAAGTPDGELFATAVLVEFPAGAPTMRVVACGHPAPVLLREGDAREITATPGAPLGIGLVGADPPKEVTVPLEPGDRLLVASDGVWEARNRSGVFYPLPDRLAALADTRDGELPTAVWDDLARLRYEVRDDATMLVLAPVPGGRPA, encoded by the coding sequence GTGCTATCGGTGCGCGCATGGTCCTCGCGAAGGAGCCAGGAGGATCGCGGCTGGCTGCGGGGCGCGCCGCCGCCGTGGTGGATCCGGCTGCTGCCGGTGCTGCTGCTGGTCGGGGTGACGCTGGCCTCGACCGTCACCACCCACGCCGGCGACCTCGGATTCCTGCTGGGCGCGATCCCGCCGCTGGCGGTCCTGTCGTACGGCCCGCTCGTCACCGCCCTGCTCGGCGTCCTGGTGGTCGTGGCCCTGAACGTGCCCGAGACCCATCTGAACCGGCCCGGCAACACCGATCTGCTCACCATCGTCTTCGTCGCCCTGCTCAGCGTGTTCGTGTCGTTCGTGCGCAGCCGCCGCGACGCCCAGCTCCAGGTGGAGCGCACGATCGGCGAGGCCGTGCAGCGGGCGGTGATGCCGCCGCTGCCCGAGCGGGTCGGGCGTGTCGGCTGCACGGGTTTCTACCGGGCGGCGGAGAACGGCACGCTGGTGGGCGGGGACTTCTTCGATGTGCGCGAAGGGCCGTACGGCGTACGGGCGGTGATGGGCGATGTGCGCGGGCACGGGCTGGCGGCGGTCTCGACCGTGGTGTCCCTGCTGGGCGCTTTCCGGGAGGCGGTCCTGGACCAGCAGGACCTGGAGTCGGTGGCGGCCCGGATGGACCGCCGGCTGGAGACGGACGCGGCGGGCACGCCGGACGGGGAGCTGTTCGCGACGGCGGTGCTGGTGGAGTTCCCGGCCGGCGCGCCCACGATGCGGGTGGTGGCCTGCGGGCATCCGGCGCCGGTCCTGCTGCGGGAGGGCGACGCGCGGGAGATCACCGCGACACCCGGCGCCCCGCTGGGGATCGGTCTGGTCGGGGCCGATCCGCCGAAGGAGGTCACGGTGCCGCTGGAACCGGGCGACCGGCTGCTGGTGGCCTCCGACGGGGTGTGGGAGGCACGGAACCGCTCCGGGGTCTTCTATCCGCTGCCGGACCGGCTGGCCGCCCTCGCGGACACCCGGGACGGCGAGCTGCCCACCGCCGTGTGGGACGACCTGGCGCGGCTGCGCTACGAGGTCCGCGACGACGCGACGATGCTGGTCCTGGCCCCGGTGCCGGGCGGCCGGCCCGCCTGA
- a CDS encoding transaminase yields the protein MDRTRLRTLLARESAEAERRNPRSRAAYAGAGHLFGRVPMTWMNKTAGAFPRYLAGARGARVSDVDGHEYIDFCLGDTGAMAGHSPAAVTEAVQRRFAGLGGATAMLPTEDAEWVGAELTRRFGPARWSFSLTATDANRWAIRLARAVTGRPKILFNSYCYHGSVDESLIVTGPDGEGTARPGNVGAPCEVTLTSRVAEFNDLAALERELAHGDVAAVLMEPALTNIGIVLPEPGYLAGVRELTRRYGTLLINDETHTFSAGPGGCTGAWDLEPDMLTIGKAIGGGIPAGAYGLSAELADRLLARADLDLVDMGGVGGTLAGNALSVAATRATLEHVLTDEAFDRMGKLCERFEAGVRSGIEAYALPWSVSRLGARTEYRFTAPAPRTGTESAAAADAGLEDFLHLYLANRGILLTPFHNMALMCPDTTEQDVDRHTEVFAAALAELAG from the coding sequence ATGGACCGCACCCGCCTGCGCACCCTCCTGGCCCGCGAGAGCGCCGAGGCCGAGCGTCGTAACCCGCGCTCGCGCGCCGCGTACGCCGGGGCCGGCCATCTCTTCGGCCGGGTGCCGATGACCTGGATGAACAAGACGGCCGGAGCCTTCCCCCGGTATCTGGCGGGGGCGCGCGGCGCCCGGGTGAGCGATGTGGACGGGCACGAGTACATCGACTTCTGCCTCGGCGACACCGGAGCGATGGCGGGCCACTCGCCCGCGGCGGTCACCGAGGCGGTCCAGCGGCGCTTCGCCGGACTCGGCGGCGCCACCGCCATGCTGCCCACCGAGGACGCCGAGTGGGTCGGCGCCGAGCTGACCCGGCGCTTCGGCCCGGCCCGCTGGAGCTTCTCGCTCACCGCGACCGACGCCAACCGCTGGGCGATCCGGCTCGCCCGCGCCGTCACCGGGCGCCCGAAGATCCTCTTCAACAGCTACTGCTACCACGGCAGCGTGGACGAGTCGCTGATCGTCACCGGCCCGGACGGCGAGGGCACCGCCCGCCCCGGGAACGTCGGCGCGCCCTGCGAGGTGACCCTCACCAGCCGGGTCGCCGAGTTCAACGACCTCGCCGCGCTGGAGCGCGAACTCGCCCACGGCGACGTGGCCGCGGTCCTCATGGAACCCGCCCTCACCAACATCGGCATCGTGCTGCCCGAACCCGGCTACCTCGCCGGTGTCCGCGAGCTGACCAGGCGCTACGGCACGCTGCTGATCAACGACGAGACGCACACCTTCTCCGCGGGCCCCGGCGGCTGCACCGGCGCCTGGGACCTGGAACCGGACATGCTCACCATCGGCAAGGCCATCGGCGGCGGCATCCCGGCCGGTGCCTACGGCCTCTCCGCCGAGCTGGCCGACCGGCTGCTGGCCCGCGCCGACCTCGACCTCGTCGACATGGGCGGCGTCGGCGGCACCCTCGCGGGCAACGCCCTGTCGGTCGCGGCCACCCGCGCCACCCTCGAACACGTCCTCACCGACGAGGCGTTCGACCGGATGGGCAAGCTGTGCGAACGCTTCGAGGCGGGCGTGCGCTCCGGCATCGAGGCGTACGCCCTGCCCTGGTCGGTGAGCCGGCTCGGAGCGCGGACCGAGTACCGCTTCACCGCGCCCGCGCCGCGCACCGGCACCGAGTCCGCGGCGGCCGCCGACGCCGGGCTGGAGGACTTCCTGCACCTCTACCTCGCCAACCGGGGCATCCTGCTCACCCCGTTCCACAACATGGCCCTGATGTGCCCCGACACCACCGAGCAGGACGTCGACCGGCACACCGAGGTGTTCGCCGCCGCCCTCGCCGAACTGGCGGGATGA
- a CDS encoding isocitrate/isopropylmalate family dehydrogenase, which yields MTHDPSAPVIGLAVGRGTGPELADVFERVLGALTAGHPGTVTIERSPRLYHSYHSLRGEPDIARIRELTAADADHYERFCRTRAERGTTAVFRTAVNAQSLYLVRRRLRAVKVDLLGADGRSLLLVRDQAQGFYTGENAHTPGEITRTMTFGREITRSVVRYALRRARQEWPDGRIGRVVMAYKFHLLDGALDAWVSELAAELGVEIGLFQPDTVNRNLITHGLPDRTLLIAGNEWADIMHVMLLDRFGSDRQENRCTENVFLDPALAGLTEYQTVHGSADDIAGRGLVNPVATIRAAARVAEGHAGRTGAVEAVEKALRILEERGISTPDLGGRHSTTAVADALLDALDTPGAGTPSDAALAGGS from the coding sequence GTGACCCACGACCCGAGCGCCCCCGTCATCGGACTGGCCGTGGGCCGGGGCACCGGACCCGAACTCGCGGACGTCTTCGAGCGGGTGCTCGGCGCGCTGACCGCCGGGCACCCGGGCACCGTGACGATCGAGCGCTCCCCGCGGCTCTACCACTCCTACCACTCGCTGCGCGGCGAACCCGACATCGCCCGGATCCGCGAGCTGACCGCCGCGGACGCCGACCACTACGAACGGTTCTGCCGCACCCGTGCCGAGCGGGGCACGACGGCGGTCTTCCGGACCGCCGTCAACGCCCAGTCCCTGTACCTCGTCCGCCGGCGCCTGCGCGCCGTCAAGGTGGACCTCCTCGGCGCCGACGGCCGCTCCCTGCTGCTGGTGCGCGACCAGGCACAGGGGTTCTACACCGGGGAGAACGCGCACACGCCCGGCGAGATCACCCGCACCATGACCTTCGGCCGGGAGATCACCCGCAGCGTGGTCCGCTACGCCCTGCGCCGGGCCCGGCAGGAGTGGCCGGACGGGCGGATCGGCCGCGTCGTCATGGCGTACAAGTTCCATCTCCTGGACGGCGCGCTGGACGCCTGGGTGAGCGAACTCGCGGCGGAACTCGGCGTGGAGATCGGCCTGTTCCAGCCGGACACGGTCAACCGCAACCTCATCACCCACGGCCTGCCCGACCGGACGCTGCTGATCGCCGGGAACGAATGGGCCGACATCATGCACGTCATGCTCCTCGACCGGTTCGGCTCCGACCGGCAGGAGAACCGTTGCACCGAGAACGTCTTCCTCGACCCGGCGCTGGCCGGACTCACCGAGTACCAGACGGTGCACGGCTCCGCCGACGACATCGCGGGCCGGGGCCTCGTCAATCCGGTGGCGACCATCCGCGCCGCCGCGCGCGTCGCCGAGGGACACGCCGGACGAACCGGCGCGGTCGAGGCCGTCGAGAAGGCGCTGCGGATCCTGGAGGAACGGGGCATATCCACGCCCGACCTCGGCGGCCGGCACTCCACCACCGCCGTGGCCGACGCCCTGCTCGACGCCCTCGACACCCCCGGCGCCGGGACACCGTCGGACGCCGCCCTGGCCGGCGGCTCATGA
- a CDS encoding helix-turn-helix domain-containing protein codes for MARRTEEEPVSRPSYGTDSAWARELLDQLRPAGRGLDRLIAWLARSTGSAVRLQDARGALLAEAGERPALDPAVVAEVAAGRVSAAALEDGTRHVRLVGIRHPGPAPAASAVLAVARPEPFDRHTTDILGHTAGILELLLRERELAHAGYRLRRATADLRLAILQLLMVEDIVSARRVAAGLWPGLLENDTARVYVIEGTAAERDRLADDCGAATSGGALVVRCPAMDEHVIVLGPATEVEERLRSLVAVRPGTYLGGSPRQRLALTATAYGQAVTALAVARFSPERTAVYAERTRPARLMDPAALHAWSAAVLRPLDTLPYHVRAELLATTRLGLEFTAVSTAKVLGVSRNTVRARMDRVAALLGADFSALAVRAVAHIALNTEAAHGPYDTEGSAPAAPTGFADLLGGDALRSWAEGLLGRLDADGRDLRGTLRAWLAADANAGPAATARGVHAQTVREHVRAAEPVLERRLLAGGTDLYEVVLAHLVTGELPVPALGTANRDQADAAVHR; via the coding sequence GTGGCCCGCCGAACGGAGGAGGAGCCGGTGTCCCGGCCGTCGTACGGAACCGACAGCGCCTGGGCGCGCGAGCTGCTCGACCAGCTGCGCCCCGCGGGGCGCGGTCTCGACCGGCTGATCGCCTGGCTCGCCCGCAGCACCGGATCCGCGGTGCGTCTCCAGGACGCGCGCGGCGCCCTCCTCGCCGAAGCGGGGGAGCGGCCCGCCCTGGACCCCGCCGTCGTCGCCGAGGTGGCCGCGGGCCGGGTCTCCGCCGCCGCGCTGGAGGACGGCACCCGCCATGTGCGCCTGGTCGGGATACGGCACCCGGGCCCCGCCCCGGCCGCCTCCGCCGTACTGGCCGTGGCCCGCCCCGAGCCCTTCGACCGGCACACCACCGACATCCTCGGGCACACCGCGGGCATACTCGAACTCCTGCTGCGCGAGCGCGAGTTGGCACACGCCGGCTACCGGCTGCGGCGGGCCACCGCCGATCTGCGCCTCGCCATCCTGCAACTGCTGATGGTGGAGGACATCGTCTCCGCCCGCCGGGTCGCCGCGGGACTGTGGCCCGGACTGCTGGAGAACGACACCGCCCGTGTGTACGTCATCGAGGGCACCGCCGCCGAACGCGACCGGCTCGCCGACGACTGCGGGGCGGCCACCAGCGGCGGCGCCCTCGTGGTGCGCTGCCCGGCGATGGACGAGCACGTCATCGTGCTCGGCCCGGCCACCGAGGTGGAGGAGCGGCTGCGCTCCCTGGTCGCCGTACGGCCCGGCACCTACCTCGGCGGCAGCCCCCGCCAGCGCCTCGCCCTGACCGCCACCGCCTACGGACAGGCCGTCACCGCCCTCGCCGTGGCCCGCTTCAGCCCGGAGCGGACCGCCGTCTACGCCGAACGCACCCGCCCCGCCCGCCTGATGGACCCGGCCGCGCTGCACGCCTGGTCGGCCGCCGTGCTGCGTCCGCTCGACACGCTGCCGTACCACGTGCGCGCCGAACTGCTCGCCACCACCCGGCTGGGCCTGGAGTTCACCGCCGTGAGCACGGCCAAGGTGCTCGGCGTCAGCCGCAACACGGTGCGCGCCCGCATGGACCGGGTCGCCGCGCTCCTCGGCGCCGACTTCTCCGCCCTGGCCGTGCGCGCGGTGGCGCACATCGCGCTCAACACCGAGGCGGCGCACGGCCCGTACGACACCGAGGGCAGCGCCCCCGCCGCGCCGACCGGGTTCGCGGACCTGCTCGGCGGGGACGCGCTGCGCTCCTGGGCCGAGGGGCTGCTCGGGCGCCTCGACGCCGACGGCCGGGATCTGCGCGGCACCCTGCGCGCCTGGCTGGCCGCCGACGCCAACGCCGGGCCCGCCGCGACGGCGCGGGGGGTGCACGCCCAGACCGTACGGGAGCATGTGCGGGCCGCCGAACCCGTCCTGGAGCGCCGGCTGCTGGCCGGGGGCACCGATCTGTACGAGGTCGTCCTCGCCCATCTCGTCACCGGTGAACTCCCCGTCCCCGCCCTCGGCACGGCGAACCGGGACCAAGCGGACGCGGCTGTGCACCGGTGA
- a CDS encoding Lrp/AsnC family transcriptional regulator: MDDIDRAILRELQTDGRIAYADLGPKVGLSASAARQRLQRLLDSRAVQVVGVTDPMAMGGQAMALLGIGVDGDPRAVADALAERPEVVYSVLTSGGFDLFAEVVAPGPKALLDLVNDVVRPIEGVREIRSFPYFGIHTHRFLWDVG; the protein is encoded by the coding sequence ATGGACGACATCGACCGGGCCATCCTGCGCGAACTCCAGACCGACGGCCGTATCGCCTACGCCGACCTCGGACCCAAGGTGGGCCTGTCCGCCTCGGCGGCCCGGCAGCGGCTCCAGCGGCTGCTGGACTCCCGGGCCGTCCAAGTGGTCGGCGTCACCGACCCGATGGCGATGGGCGGCCAGGCCATGGCACTGCTCGGCATCGGCGTGGACGGCGACCCGCGCGCCGTCGCCGACGCCCTCGCCGAGCGGCCCGAGGTCGTGTACTCGGTGCTCACCTCCGGCGGCTTCGACCTCTTCGCCGAGGTGGTCGCGCCCGGCCCGAAGGCCCTGCTGGACCTCGTCAACGACGTGGTCCGCCCGATCGAGGGCGTCCGCGAGATCAGGTCCTTCCCGTACTTCGGCATTCACACCCACCGGTTCCTGTGGGACGTGGGGTGA